Part of the Chloroflexota bacterium genome is shown below.
ACCGTGATGATGGTTGAGGCCGCCGACCGCTTCGGCCTCTCCGCGCTGCACCAGCTTCGCGGCCGCGTTGGCCGAGGTGAGGCGCCCGGCTACTGCATCCTCATGGCTGACGAAGTCAGCGACACCACTCGCATGCGCCTCGAGGTCCTCGAGGAGGAGACTGATGGCTTCCGCGTGGCTGAGGCCGACCTCCGCCTCCGCGGCCCGGGCGAACTCGCCGGCACGCGGCAGAGCGGCCTGCCCGATCTCCGGCTCGCGGACCTGCACGATGTTGATCTCGTGACCGCTACCCGTGACGAGGCAAACACAATCCTCACCCGCGACCCGCAATTGCAGGAGGACGAGCACCGCCTCCTCTCGGAGACGGTTGCGCGGCTTGCCGCGCGCATTGCCGAGCAGCCATAGCTGATGCTGCCTTTCCACTTGCGCGGGGGATTGCTGTATACTTTACCTACCAGGCACACGCCGATTGGTGACCGTGCCCACCTTTGATCCGGCGGTGAGCTACCCCTTGCCGCAAAGCGTGAGTGAGTATGCACGTTCGTGACCTTGTTGCGGCCCGCGTGACTGAGGCCCTCAACAAAGCGCAGACAGATCAGGCCCTTCCCACTGTTCCGGCACCCGGCAGCATCGTGGAACGCCCGCAGAACCCTGAGCACGGCGACTTCGCCAGCAGCGCTCCGCTCAAACTCGCCCGCACCATGCGTATGGCCCCCATGGACATCGCCCAGGCCCTCGCCGACTGCATTGCCATCGACCGCGAGATCGCGACAGTGGAAATTGCACCGCCCGGCTTCATCAATTTCACCCTCTCACCCGAGTGGCTGCAGCAACAAGTCGAAACGATACTCAAGGCAGGCGAGTCTTTCGGTTCCACGGACGCGGGCGCGGGCAAGCGTGTGCAGGTAGAGTTCGTCAGCGTCAACCCGACGGGCCCTGTCCACGTCGGCCACGCACGCGGCGCGGTCATCGGCAGCGTGCTCGCGTCGAGCCTCGCCGCCGCCGGCTACGAGGTCTCCCGCGAGTACTACCTGAACGACGCGGGCAGCCAAATAGACCTCTTCCACCAGTCACTGTTCGCCCGGTACGCACAGACGCTCGGCCGGGACGTCGAGTTGCCCGCCAGTGGGTACCAGGGCGACTACATGACGGAGTTCGGCGCGGATCTCGCGCAGGCCCATGGCGACGCCTTCCTGCAGATGCCCGAGGACGAGGGCGTCCGCGCAGTCGGCGTCATCGGCATCGAGCGCATGATTAAGAATATCCGGGACGACCTCGCCGCCCTCCGCGTCGAGTTCGACGTGTGGTTCAGCGAGCAAAGCCTCTTCGAGGCATCTGATTACGACACCGCCATGTTGATGCTCCGCGAGGGCGGGCACGTGACGGAGCGCGAGGGCGCGACGTGGTTTGTGTCCACCGCTCTCGGCGAGGACAAGGACAACGTTCTCATCCGCTCCAACGGCCTCCCTACCTACTTCGCCTCTGACGCCGCTTACCACTACAACAAATTCGTGGTGCGCAGCTTTGACCTCGTGACGGACATCTGGGGAGCGGACCACCAGGGCCACGTGAATCGCGTCAAGGCCGTCGTGGGCGCTCTCGGCGTGGACCCCGACCGGCTCAACATCATCATCGGCCAGATGGTCGCCCTGAAGCGCGGCGGCGAGTCCGTGCGAGCGTCCAAGCGCACCGGCGACATCATCACATTGCGCGAGCTCGTCGACGAAGTGGGCCCTGACGCCTGCCGCTACTTCTTCCTGTCGCGCTCGGCCGAGGCCCAGATGGAGTTTGACCTGGAGCTCGCCACCAAGGAGTCCCAGGAAAACCCCGTCTACTATTTGCAGTACGCCCACGCTCGAATCGCCGGGATCCTTCGCAACGCGCGCGAACGGGGGCTCGACTTCGCTGAGGGAGACGTGCACTTGCTCCGCGAGCCCGAGGAGCTCGCGCTGGTACGCCAGCTCCTTCTCTTGCCCGAGATCATCGAGACCATCGCCGAGACGATGGAGCCGCACCGGCTGCCCCACTACACGCTGGAGCTAGCCACCGCCTTTCACTGGTTCTATGACCAGTGCCGCGTCATTTCCGACGATGAGTCACTCACAAAGGCAAGACTCAAGCTGGTGGAGGCGTCACGGATTGGTCTGGCGCGGTGCCTGTCGCTGATGGGCATGGCCGCGCCCGAGCAGATGTAGCGCGATGAGCGAAGGGAGACACACCATCACCAACCGCAGGATCGCCATCACACTCCTCTGCCTCCTCATCGCACTCGCCGCCGGCGGCGGCTACCTCTACATCGACGAGCGCACCACGAGGAACCACCTGCAGCAGTCCCTCCACGACGCAGACCAAGCTCTCGCCGTCGAGCGGGAGGCCCGCAAGGAAGTCGAGATCCACAACCTCACTCTCCTCCAAGACAACACGGCCCTCACCTCGTCTCTCGCCGGCGTCAACGCCCAGCTCACCACAGCCGCGGACCTGGAGACCCAGCTCCGCAGCGAGATTGAGAACGCCGCCGACCGCTACGCCACGCTCACCAAAACGAAGGATAGCATCGACAACGAGCGCCGCGAGCTCTTCGCCGAGAACCAAACGCTCATCGCCACCCACGGCGACATCGCCACCCTGGAGGCCAAAAAACTCGATGTCCTCAGCGCCATCGCGGCCCTCGAGGACAGACGGCGCGCCCTCATCATCCCGGTAACACACACCGAGGGCTTCGCCTGCACCGGCTCCATGGAACCCAAGATCACCTGCCTCGACACCGCCACGTGGCTCACCAACCCTGAACCCCACGAGGTAGTCGTCGGCAGCGTCATTGCTTTCAACTCATCGGTCTGCTGGGACGAGGAAGACACTAGCTTCATCGCGCACCGCGTCATAGACATCGACGTCCGCGCCAGACAGGTCGACTACCGCCATCTCCCCCAGTTCTACGCCCGCCAGAACAACTACCTCACCAAGGGCGATGCCAACCCCGACACCGACTGCTGGGTCCCGCACGCGGCCGTCGCCGCCTATATCATCGAGCTCCACAAGAACACGCGGCCCGAGAACGCCTGGCTCCGCGACAGCGTCAACGCCGCCAAACGCGACTTCTTCCGCGCTCTCGACGACCACCAGGCCAAATACGACCACTATGTCGAGCTCCGCAACCTCCACAACTGCCCGGCCAGGGTCAGCCAGCCCTGCACCCGGTCTGACACCGACTTAATCCGCGCCTTCAACGCCGAGGAAAGAGCATCCACCATCCTCGATATCGAGAGGAGTCACTACACGTGCTGGATCAAAGTCGCGAGATCATCCTCCCCGTCTACTTTGCATGGAGACATCTGCGGGATCAACAGGGACTTCCTGCTCACCCAACGGACAACATGAGACACCACAAACACCCGCCACAGGCCCTTCAACAGGCTCAGGGGGAACGGCAGGGTCAACCGCCGCCGGGGGCAGCGGCATGATGAGCCGTCAGCCGGCGCAGGCCCCGGTGCGCGCCGGCATGCTCAGCGGAGGAGTCGCCGCTGTCGCCGCCGCCCTACTCTCGCTCCCGCTGGAGTCACCCCACGACGGGCTTCTGAACACGGTCAGCGTCGTTGTCATAACACTTATCGCTGGGGGCGTGGCCGGGTTCGCCTGGAAGCTCATTCCCGCCGGCCGGCCACGCACGATTCGCTTTTTCGCTCTCATGCTGCTCGGCTTTGCCCTGACCGCGGGCGCGACTGCGTTGGCGCAAACGCAGTTGGAGCGGGCCGTATCCTTTGGGCTGCCCATCGCGGCGCTGGTGGCGGTCATCATCAGCGGCGGCGTGCCGCTGCTTGCCGACAAGGGCCGCGCGTTGCCGTGGTGGCTGGCGCTGGCTGCGGTCGTGGTCGCGCTGGCTGT
Proteins encoded:
- the argS gene encoding arginine--tRNA ligase, with product MHVRDLVAARVTEALNKAQTDQALPTVPAPGSIVERPQNPEHGDFASSAPLKLARTMRMAPMDIAQALADCIAIDREIATVEIAPPGFINFTLSPEWLQQQVETILKAGESFGSTDAGAGKRVQVEFVSVNPTGPVHVGHARGAVIGSVLASSLAAAGYEVSREYYLNDAGSQIDLFHQSLFARYAQTLGRDVELPASGYQGDYMTEFGADLAQAHGDAFLQMPEDEGVRAVGVIGIERMIKNIRDDLAALRVEFDVWFSEQSLFEASDYDTAMLMLREGGHVTEREGATWFVSTALGEDKDNVLIRSNGLPTYFASDAAYHYNKFVVRSFDLVTDIWGADHQGHVNRVKAVVGALGVDPDRLNIIIGQMVALKRGGESVRASKRTGDIITLRELVDEVGPDACRYFFLSRSAEAQMEFDLELATKESQENPVYYLQYAHARIAGILRNARERGLDFAEGDVHLLREPEELALVRQLLLLPEIIETIAETMEPHRLPHYTLELATAFHWFYDQCRVISDDESLTKARLKLVEASRIGLARCLSLMGMAAPEQM